A stretch of Telopea speciosissima isolate NSW1024214 ecotype Mountain lineage chromosome 11, Tspe_v1, whole genome shotgun sequence DNA encodes these proteins:
- the LOC122646102 gene encoding pentatricopeptide repeat-containing protein At3g18110, chloroplastic produces MAYTAALMLAATPIRFDKLYGIKVRSDATKSSLNCSASSFSSTETATEQNIQKFSYSRASPTVRWPHLKLTENDTAPQTQSTNTLTPSMEAVQAVDGVEKSLPLDYLGLGEESQTFDSADSTDEALEVLGKPSRTRAKKMTKLALKRAKDWRQRVQFLTDEILRLQPEEFVADVLDKRSVQMTPTDFCFLVKWVGQSNWHRALEVYEWLNLQHWYSPNARMLATILAVLGKANQEALAVEIFTRAEPAMGNTVQVYNAMMGVYARNGRFSKVQELLDLMRDRGCEPDLVSFNTLINARAKSGSMPSGSTIELLNEVRRSGLRPDVITYNTLISACSRGSTLEEALEIYEDMESHKCQPDIWTYNAMISVYGQCGMAMEAERLYKELGSKGFFPDVVTYNALLYAFAREGNVVKVKEICEEMVEAGFGRDEMTYNTIIHMYGKQGQHDLALQTYRDMKSLGCNPDAVTYTVLINSLGKADKITEAAKVMSEMLAAGVKPTLRTFSALICGYAKAGMRVEAEATFHCMLRSGIKPDHLAYSVMLDIFLRSNDTRKAMGLYQEMVHYDFRPEDDLYQAMLSLLMKEKREEDVERVMKDMELCGMSPEIICSHLVKGECYDDAAKMLKLAATQGHEPDSENLLSILSSYSSSGRHTEAHALLDFLREHASGSHNSLTEARIILFCKDHKLDAAMEEYRKTKEIGVFNWSCTVYGSLIHCCEEAGLLAECSQLYSDMKFCGVEPSHKIFRSLVTIYCKLGFPETAHYLVDLAESLGFFFDDFSVYVDLIEVYGKLKLLQRAESLVEQLRLHHSMVNRKVWNALIHAYAANGCYEQARAVFNIMIRDCPSPTVDSINGLLQALIIDGRLDELYVVIQELQDMDFKISKSSILLMLDAFARAGNIFEVKKIYHGMKAAGYFPTMHLYRSMIGLFSRGKRVRDIESLVSEMEEAGFKPDLQIFNSLLKLYTTIEDFRKTAEVYQQMQASGLKPDADTYNTLILMYCRDRRPEEGLSLLHEMKKHGMDPKLDTFKSLISACGKQQLWEQAEELFEWLRLKGLKLDRSFYHIMMKIYRNSGSHSKAENVLVMMKEAGLEPTIATMHLLMVSYGSAGQPMEAEKVLNNLKTSGLNLSTLPYSSVIDAYLKNREYDLGIEKLLEMRKDGMEPDHRIWTCFIRAASLSQITSEAMILLNSLRDTGFDLPIRLLTEKAESLVAEVDHFLEQLVPVEDNAAFNFVNALEDLLWALERRATASWLFQLAIKRHVYHHDIFRVSEKDWGADFRKLSPGAALVGLTLWLDHMQDASLQGSPESSKSVVLITGTAEYNMVSLNKTLKAYLWEMGSPFLPCKTRTGLLVAKGHSLRMWLKDSPFCLDLELKDAPSLPESNSMQLSEGCFMRSCLIPVFNEIHERLGKVRPKKFARLALLSDEKRDKVIRADLQGRKEKLEKLKKRGGFVRPSKKMRFGKRKFIRKVVHPDHNSVILDEQVLR; encoded by the exons ATGGCTTACACTGCAGCTCTGATGCTTGCAGCAACGCCTATACGCTTTGATAAGTTATATGGTATAAAGGTACGTAGTGATGCTACCAAATCTTCGTTAAACTGCTCTGCTTCTTCGTTTTCTTCAACTGAGACTGCCACAGAACAGAATATACAAAAATTTAGTTATAGCAGAGCTTCCCCAACGGTGAGATGGCCACACTTGAAACTCACAGAGAATGACACGGCTCCTCAGACCCAATCCACCAACACTCTTACTCCTTCCATGGAAGCCGTCCAAGCTGTTGACGGAGTTGAGAAATCCTTGCCCCTTGATTATTTGGGCTTAGGAGAGGAAAGCCAAACCTTCGATTCTGCTGATTCTACTGATGAAGCCCTTGAAGTGCTGGGAAAGCCCAGCAGGACTAGAGCCaagaaaatgaccaaattggcATTGAAGAGGGCCAAAGATTGGAGGCAGAGAGTCCAGTTTTTGACGGATGAGATTTTGCGGTTGCAACCGGAGGAATTTGTTGCAGATGTGTTGGATAAACGGAGTGTCCAGATGACTCCCACTGATTTCTGCTTCTTAGTGAAATGGGTTGGGCAGTCAAATTGGCACAGGGCGTTGGAGGTTTACGAATGGTTGAACCTTCAGCATTGGTATTCCCCGAATGCGCGGATGCTAGCCACAATCTTGGCTGTGCTTGGGAAAGCCAATCAAGAAGCCCTGGCTGTAGAGATCTTCACCAGGGCAGAGCCTGCTATGGGGAACACTGTCCAAGTGTACAATGCCATGATGGGTGTATATGCCCGGAATGGTCGGTTTTCAAAGGTCCAAGAGCTGCTTGACTTGATGCGAGATCGAGGGTGTGAACCAGACCTTGTGAGCTTTAATACTCTGATTAATGCCAGGGCAAAATCTGGTTCAATGCCTTCAGGTTCCACTATTGAACTCCTCAATGAGGTGAGGAGATCAGGTCTGCGACCAGATGTAATCACTTACAATACTCTCATCAGTGCTTGTTCTCGTGGGTCCACTTTGGAGGAGGCATTGGAGATTTATGAGGATATGGAGTCCCACAAATGCCAGCCTGATATCTGGACTTACAATGCCATGATCTCGGTTTATGGTCAATGTGGGATGGCAATGGAGGCTGAGAGGCTTTATAAGGAATTGGGGTCCAAAGGATTTTTTCCAGATGTAGTCACTTACAATGCTCTGTTATATGCATTTGCAAGAGAGGGGAATGTTGTCAAGGTGAAAGAGATTTGCGAGGAGATGGTAGAAGCAGGGTTTGGGAGAGATGAGATGACATATAACACCATCATCCATATGTATGGGAAGCAGGGCCAGCATGATCTGGCACTGCAGACATACAGAGATATGAAATCGTTAGGATGCAACCCTGATGCAGTTACCTATACAGTTCTGATCAATTCACTAGGGAAAGCAGACAAGATAACTGAAGCTGCAAAGGTAATGTCAGAGATGTTGGCTGCAGGTGTGAAGCCCACTTTACGGACATTCAGTGCTTTGATTTGTGGTTATGCTAAGGCTGGTATGCGAGTTGAGGCTGAAGCGACGTTTCATTGCATGCTGAGGTCTGGGATTAAGCCAGACCATCTCGCATATTCTGTCATGCTGGATATCTTTTTGAGATCTAATGATACGAGAAAAGCAATGGGTTTGTACCAAGAGATGGTTCATTATGATTTCAGACCAGAAGACGACCTCTACCAAGCCATGCTTAGCTTGCTcatgaaggagaaaagagaggaagatgtGGAAAGAGTGATGAAGGATATGGAACTTTGCGGTATGAGCCCAGAAATCATTTGTTCTCATCTTGTCAAAGGGGAATGCTATGATGATGCTGCTAAGATGTTGAAATTGGCTGCTACTCAAGGCCATGAACCTGACAGTGAGAACTTGTTGTCCATTCTCAGTTCATATAGTTCCTCTGGCAGGCACACAGAAGCACATGCATTGCTTGATTTTTTAAGGGAGCATGCATCCGGATCCCATAATTCATTAACTGAGGCTCGGATCATCTTGTTTTGCAAGGATCATAAACTGGATGCTGCTATGGAGGAATATAGGAAAACAAAAGAGATTGGTGTTTTTAACTGGAGTTGCACTGTATATGGGTCTCTGATTCATTGCTGTGAAGAGGCAGGATTGCTCGCCGAATGTTCTCAGTTGTATTCTGACATGAAATTCTGTGGTGTGGAACCATCACATAAGATCTTCAGAAGTTTAGTGACCATTTATTGTAAACTTGGTTTTCCTGAAACGGCTCACTATTTGGTTGATCTGGCAGAAAGTTTGGGcttcttctttgatgatttTTCTGTTTATGTTGACTTAATTGAGGTATATGGGAAGTTGAAGTTATTGCAGAGGGCAGAGAGCTTGGTAGAGCAACTTAGACTACACCACTCCATGGTTAACCGGAAGGTCTGGAATGCTCTAATACATGCATATGCAGCCAATGGTTGCTATGAGCAAGCAAGGGCTGTATTTAATATAATGATCAGAGATTGTCCATCCCCAACTGTAGATTCCATTAATGGTCTCTTACAAGCTCTGATTATTGATGGGAGGTTAGATGAGCTTTATGTGGTCATCCAGGAGTTGCAGGATATGGATTTTAAGATTAGCAAAAGTTCCATCCTTTTGATGCTTGATGCCTTTGCAAGAGCAGGAAACATATTCGAGGTCAAAAAGATATACCATGGAATGAAGGCTGCTGGATACTTTCCCACCATGCATCTTTATAGAAGTATGATTGGGTTGTTTTCCCGAGGAAAACGAGTGAGAGATATTGAATCCTTGGTTTCTGAGATGGAGGAAGCTGGATTTAAGCCTGATCTTCAGATTTTCAATTCATTACTCAAATTATACACTACAATTGAGGACTTCAGGAAGACAGCTGAGGTTTACCAACAAATGCAAGCTTCGGGACTTAAGCCAGATGCTGATACTTACAATACTTTAATTTTGATGTACTGCAGAGATCGTAGACCAGAAGAAGGATTATCTTTGttgcatgaaatgaaaaaacacGGTATGGATCCAAAATTGGACACCTTCAAAAGTCTGATTTCGGCATGTGGTAAGCAGCAACTATGGGAACAAGCTGAAGAGCTTTTTGAGTGGTTGCGGCTAAAAGGATTGAAATTGGATCGCTCTTTCTACCATATAATGATGAAAATTTATAGGAATTCTGGTAGCCATTCAAAAGCTGAAAATGTTCTGGTTATGATGAAGGAGGCAGGTTTGGAGCCTACCATTGCCACAATGCACTTGCTTATGGTCTCATATGGTAGTGCGGGACAACCCATGGAGGCTGAAAAGGTGCTCAATAATTTGAAAACTTCTGGTCTAAATCTCAGTACACTACCATATAGCTCTGTTATTGATGCATATCTTAAAAATCGAGAGTACGATTTGGGAATTGAGAAGCTCTTGGAGATGAGGAAAGATGGCATGGAGCCAGACCACAGGATATGGACTTGTTTTATCAGGGCAGCAAGTTTGTCGCAGATCACAAGTGAAGCCATGATCCTCCTAAACTCACTTCGAGATACAGGATTTGATCTTCCTATCAG GCTTCTGACAGAAAAAGCTGAGTCACTTGTTGCAGAGGTCGACCATTTTCTTGAACAATTAGTACCTGTGGAGGATAATGCAGCCTTTAACTTTGTCAATGCTTTAGAGGACCTGCTGTGGGCATTAGAGCGCCGGGCCACTGCTTCATGGCTGTTCCAACTTGCAATCAAGAGACATGTTTATCACCATGATATCTTCAG GGTATCGGAGAAGGACTGGGGTGCCGATTTTAGAAAGCTATCCCCTGGTGCAGCCCTTGTTGGTCTTACTTTATGGTTGGACCATATGCAG GATGCATCCTTGCAGGGCTCACCTGAGTCTTCAAAATCAGTTGTCTTGATAACTGGGACTGCAGAATACAATATGGTTTCTCTCAATAAGACACTGAAGGCATACCTCTGGGAGATGGGGTCCCCTTTCCTGCCCTGTAAAACACGTACTGGGCTACTTGTAGCAAAAGGCCATTCCCTAAGGATGTGGTTGAAGGACTCCCCGTTTTGCTTggaccttgagttgaaggatGCCCCATCCCTCCCTGAGTCAAATTCAATGCAACTCAGTGAAGGATGTTTCATGAGAAGCTGCCTTATACCTGTTTTTAATGAGATACACGAGCGACTGGGAAAAGTGCGACCAAAGAAATTTGCAAGATTAGCTTTACTGTCAGATGAAAAGAGAGATAAAGTTATTCGAGCTGATTTACAAGGCAGGAAAGAAAAACTGGAAAAGCTGAAGAAAAGGGGTGGGTTTGTGAGACCTTCGAAGAAAATGAGGTTCGGAAAGAGAAAATTTATCAGAAAAGTGGTGCATCCAGACCATAATAGTGTTATATTAGACGAACAGGTACTGAGATAA